The Bacteroidales bacterium genome window below encodes:
- a CDS encoding tetratricopeptide repeat protein: MKKVYFTVLCLVFVAFKAYSFQDNKKIDSLFNKIKSHKIDTNTVKNLIQIADEYENVSYDSATKYNLLAIRYADVIYYSSHQFDAQKRAFQLKAIALKNIGIINTIHSELDKALEYYFHSLRTYSLIDDKKGMAAMFRYIGIAYYYQGNYDLAIKYYKYSMNFAIATRDSVQLSNVYSNIGIIYHRQGEYEKAMEFYIKQMKLLESTNDPKGLSACYINLGNLYKDQKNYNEALRYYHLALPIKEKLDDQQGIANVIANIGSVYYKKNDLVKAITYFFKALSIYETLNDKQGQSTCYSNLGAIYSQLKNYERALEYYLKSDKIDHEIGDKIGNLYNLGGIANAYLILADSIKNDAQKKLYSQKALEYAKKLEKLSILSKVNAERLEAYIYIYRANKCLNNYKMAIDYADKVMKLGDSLVSEHSTQVLAEMQTKYETEKKQLQIEKLNKENELKQIKLEKSELQQKRQKIIIYFILAIFFTVVVFSFFLSKLYLQLKKSHALLNQQKKEIELKNEELQTANEEIRKQKEEIETQRDIVTAQKEEIEIINKKLTDSIEYASNIQQAVLPEPSYALERLHELFDLFIFFKPKDIVSGDFYWFTNIDNIYVFAVADCTGHGVPGAFMSMLGISLLNEIVRKREVTTASQVLEELRKGIIHALHQKGKQGEQKDGMDISFIAIDKDKHEMQFAGANNTIYLVRTCENEQPTTHQLIKYCGDKMPVAIYERMQSFTNHVIEIKQGDIIYLNSDGIKDQFGGLHGKKFLAKQYENVLLAHAHQSMNEQKKSLEQAVYQWQHCESNCYEQTDDITVIGIKILF, translated from the coding sequence AATACAATTTATTAGCTATTCGTTACGCCGATGTTATATATTACAGTTCTCATCAATTCGATGCCCAAAAAAGAGCCTTTCAACTTAAGGCAATAGCACTCAAAAATATTGGCATCATTAATACCATTCATTCAGAACTCGATAAGGCTTTAGAATATTATTTTCATTCCTTGCGAACCTATTCTCTTATTGACGACAAAAAAGGCATGGCTGCCATGTTTCGTTATATTGGCATAGCCTACTACTACCAAGGCAATTACGATCTTGCTATCAAATATTACAAGTATTCGATGAATTTTGCCATCGCCACTCGCGATTCAGTCCAACTTTCAAACGTTTACTCCAATATAGGCATCATATACCATCGTCAAGGTGAATATGAAAAAGCCATGGAGTTTTATATCAAACAAATGAAATTGCTCGAAAGTACAAATGACCCCAAAGGATTATCGGCTTGCTATATAAATTTAGGTAACCTCTATAAAGACCAAAAAAATTACAACGAGGCACTTCGTTATTACCATTTAGCACTTCCTATTAAAGAAAAATTAGACGACCAACAAGGAATTGCCAATGTTATAGCAAACATAGGTAGCGTTTATTACAAAAAAAACGATTTAGTTAAAGCCATCACATATTTTTTTAAGGCATTGAGCATTTACGAAACATTAAACGACAAACAAGGTCAATCTACCTGCTATTCCAATTTAGGAGCCATATATTCACAATTGAAAAATTATGAAAGAGCACTTGAATATTATCTAAAATCAGATAAAATTGACCATGAAATAGGCGATAAAATTGGTAATTTATATAACCTTGGAGGTATTGCAAATGCTTATCTTATATTAGCTGATTCTATTAAAAACGATGCTCAAAAAAAATTATATTCACAAAAAGCACTGGAATATGCTAAAAAACTCGAAAAACTCTCAATACTATCTAAGGTAAATGCAGAACGTTTAGAAGCATATATTTATATTTATAGAGCTAACAAATGTTTAAACAATTACAAAATGGCCATCGATTATGCTGATAAAGTAATGAAGCTTGGCGATAGCTTAGTCTCCGAGCACAGTACTCAAGTACTCGCCGAAATGCAAACTAAATACGAAACAGAAAAAAAACAATTACAGATAGAAAAATTAAATAAAGAAAATGAATTAAAACAAATTAAGCTCGAAAAAAGCGAACTACAACAAAAACGACAAAAAATCATCATCTATTTTATTTTAGCCATTTTTTTCACGGTTGTGGTATTTTCATTTTTCCTATCGAAACTATATCTGCAACTCAAAAAATCGCATGCTTTATTAAATCAACAGAAAAAGGAAATTGAACTCAAGAACGAAGAACTGCAAACTGCCAACGAAGAAATTCGCAAGCAAAAAGAAGAAATTGAAACCCAACGCGATATTGTAACAGCTCAAAAAGAAGAAATTGAAATCATTAACAAAAAGTTAACCGACAGCATCGAATATGCCTCGAATATTCAGCAGGCCGTTTTGCCCGAACCATCGTATGCTCTTGAACGTTTGCACGAACTATTTGACTTGTTTATATTCTTCAAACCCAAAGATATTGTTTCAGGCGACTTCTACTGGTTTACCAATATCGATAATATTTATGTTTTTGCTGTTGCCGATTGTACCGGGCACGGAGTTCCCGGCGCTTTTATGAGTATGTTAGGCATTAGTCTTTTAAACGAAATTGTTCGAAAAAGAGAAGTAACTACCGCCTCACAAGTCCTCGAAGAATTACGAAAAGGCATTATTCATGCACTGCATCAAAAGGGCAAACAAGGTGAACAAAAAGACGGCATGGACATCTCATTTATTGCAATAGACAAAGACAAACACGAAATGCAATTTGCCGGAGCTAATAATACTATTTACTTAGTTAGAACGTGTGAAAACGAACAACCAACAACCCATCAACTTATCAAATATTGTGGCGACAAAATGCCAGTTGCTATATACGAGCGAATGCAATCATTTACCAACCATGTCATCGAAATCAAACAAGGCGATATTATTTACCTTAACTCCGACGGTATTAAAGACCAATTTGGCGGACTTCATGGCAAAAAGTTCTTAGCAAAACAATACGAAAACGTTTTACTTGCCCATGCTCACCAAAGCATGAATGAACAGAAAAAATCATTAGAACAAGCTGTTTATCAATGGCAACATTGCGAGTCGAATTGCTACGAACAAACAGACGATATTACAGTAATAGGCATTAAAATTCTATTTTAA
- the asnB gene encoding asparagine synthase (glutamine-hydrolyzing) encodes MCGICGYFSFNQPLAIDSLKKMTDALKHRGPDATGHFSENTVALGHTRLSIIDLSENANQPMLSHNQRYVIAFNGEVYNYNEIAQQFGIEQHTHSDTEVVLETLANQGIEAIHSFNGMFAIALYDRHEQTLTLIRDRIGIKPLFYFWDGNHFAFASELKALLTLDFIKSKLTINKIALTDYLHVGFIPEPHTIYKNIYKFPAGYFGILKKGNFTIQKYWNISEQIKKQSIQNVEQAKSELKELLISSVQQRLISDVPYGIFLSGGIDSSVVAAIAQQLTGNIKTFSIGFKEAKYNEAPYAKAVADYLHTQHTEFTVTHNDAILLIHDIITQYDEPFADASAIPTMLVSKLAKNEVSMVLSGDGGDELFWGYGAYHWAKRLSNPMIKSLRYPLAACLALGKSRQKRIAEMLRYSNNDFLPAHILSQEQYFFRTQEISSLLRLDYHSSASFRKPNITHRALNIVEQQAMFDFCYYLKDDLLVKVDRASMKYALEVRVPLLDYRIAEFAFNLSPELKHKKGCDKYLLKQVLFDYIPPSYFDRPKWGFALPLNHWLKKELKPLINDYLNLEKIEQQGILNPHIVKQLLNNYASGNDYLYGRVWNLLILQMWLEKNTNLTLL; translated from the coding sequence ATGTGCGGTATTTGTGGGTATTTTTCTTTCAATCAGCCCTTAGCGATTGATTCCCTAAAAAAAATGACCGATGCACTAAAACATCGTGGACCCGATGCCACAGGGCATTTTTCTGAAAATACCGTAGCACTTGGACATACCCGCCTTAGCATCATCGACCTTTCAGAAAATGCCAATCAACCTATGCTTTCGCACAACCAACGATATGTTATTGCATTTAACGGAGAAGTTTACAACTACAACGAAATAGCACAACAGTTTGGTATTGAACAACACACACATTCCGACACCGAGGTTGTTTTAGAGACCCTTGCTAACCAAGGAATAGAAGCCATTCATAGTTTCAATGGAATGTTTGCCATTGCCCTATACGATAGGCACGAACAAACGCTTACCCTTATCAGAGACAGGATTGGAATAAAACCCTTGTTTTATTTTTGGGATGGGAACCATTTTGCTTTTGCTTCGGAATTGAAGGCATTGCTCACCCTCGATTTTATTAAAAGCAAATTAACGATAAACAAAATAGCACTTACCGACTATTTACATGTTGGTTTTATCCCCGAACCTCATACCATTTATAAAAATATTTATAAATTTCCGGCAGGCTACTTTGGTATTTTAAAAAAAGGAAATTTTACCATTCAAAAATATTGGAATATCAGTGAACAAATAAAAAAACAAAGCATTCAAAATGTAGAGCAAGCAAAAAGCGAACTAAAGGAATTGCTCATTAGTTCTGTACAACAAAGGCTCATTAGCGATGTTCCCTATGGTATATTTTTAAGTGGAGGTATCGATTCGTCGGTAGTGGCAGCCATCGCTCAACAATTAACCGGCAATATCAAAACCTTCTCCATAGGATTTAAAGAAGCAAAATACAATGAAGCTCCCTATGCTAAAGCAGTTGCTGATTATTTACACACTCAGCATACCGAATTTACTGTTACGCACAACGATGCGATTTTGCTGATTCATGATATTATTACCCAATACGATGAACCTTTTGCCGATGCATCGGCCATACCAACCATGCTTGTATCAAAACTTGCTAAAAACGAAGTTTCGATGGTATTGAGCGGCGATGGTGGCGACGAACTCTTTTGGGGCTACGGTGCTTATCACTGGGCAAAAAGGCTCTCCAATCCCATGATTAAAAGCCTACGTTATCCATTAGCAGCTTGCTTAGCATTAGGAAAGAGCCGACAAAAAAGAATCGCAGAAATGCTCCGCTACTCAAACAACGATTTTTTACCAGCACATATTTTATCACAAGAACAATATTTTTTTAGAACACAAGAAATAAGTTCCTTGCTTCGCCTCGATTATCATTCGTCAGCATCGTTTCGCAAGCCTAACATTACCCATCGAGCCTTAAATATTGTTGAACAACAAGCTATGTTTGATTTTTGTTATTACCTTAAAGACGATTTATTGGTAAAAGTTGACAGAGCCTCGATGAAATATGCCTTAGAAGTTCGCGTACCACTGCTTGACTACCGAATAGCCGAATTCGCTTTCAATCTTTCACCGGAACTTAAACACAAAAAGGGTTGCGATAAATATCTGCTCAAACAAGTATTATTCGATTATATTCCCCCTTCCTACTTTGACCGACCCAAATGGGGATTTGCCCTTCCGCTCAATCATTGGCTCAAAAAAGAGCTTAAACCTCTAATAAACGATTACTTGAATCTTGAAAAAATTGAACAACAAGGCATATTAAATCCTCATATTGTAAAACAATTATTAAACAACTATGCTTCGGGGAACGATTATCTTTATGGAAGAGTTTGGAATTTGCTGATACTTCAAATGTGGTTGGAGAAAAACACTAACTTAACCTTGCTCTAA
- a CDS encoding OmpA family protein — translation MMKRSLLVLIGLLFTTNIFSQGSQAVVLISGKVVNERNMQPVEARIVWELLPEGKEVGIARSDPSNGNYKIILPHGKKYGYMALAEGYYSVTKFLDLTNLEQYTEIDEQNLFLAPVMESQVARLNNVFFKDGSDEFLPESICELDRFVSFLKVNKKVTVEIAAHTDNVGDDNKNMELSQRRAQKVVDYCISKGIKKERLVAKGYGETQPIAFNGDEDGRAMNRRIEFKVLSVK, via the coding sequence ATGATGAAACGCAGTTTATTAGTACTTATTGGTTTATTATTCACTACAAATATTTTTTCACAAGGGAGTCAAGCGGTTGTTTTAATTTCGGGTAAGGTAGTCAACGAGCGAAATATGCAACCGGTCGAAGCTCGAATTGTTTGGGAGTTGTTACCCGAAGGCAAAGAAGTTGGCATTGCTCGTTCAGACCCCAGCAATGGAAATTATAAAATTATACTCCCACACGGTAAAAAGTATGGTTACATGGCGCTTGCCGAAGGATATTATTCGGTTACAAAATTCCTCGATTTAACTAACTTAGAACAATATACCGAAATTGACGAACAAAATTTGTTTTTAGCTCCGGTAATGGAATCGCAGGTTGCACGCTTAAATAATGTTTTTTTTAAAGATGGTAGCGATGAATTTTTGCCTGAATCTATTTGCGAATTGGATAGGTTTGTATCGTTTTTAAAGGTAAATAAAAAAGTTACAGTTGAAATAGCTGCACATACCGATAATGTTGGCGACGATAATAAAAATATGGAATTGTCGCAACGTAGAGCCCAAAAAGTAGTCGATTATTGCATAAGCAAGGGCATTAAGAAAGAGCGATTGGTAGCCAAAGGGTATGGCGAAACCCAACCCATTGCTTTTAATGGTGACGAGGACGGAAGAGCGATGAACCGTAGAATTGAGTTCAAGGTTCTTTCGGTTAAGTAA
- a CDS encoding YifB family Mg chelatase-like AAA ATPase yields the protein MLVKVYASAVYGINATTITIEVNAIQGIKYYLVGLPDNAVKESLQRIESALKVNNYRMPGQKVIINLAPADIKKEGSSYDLPIALGILAASGQIHAPKLDEYVIMGELSLDGKIQPIKGALPIAIQSRNEGFKALILPKQNAREAAVVNDIDVYGAETLSDVIDFIEQRNPLEKISVDLEQEFYANYNNYQIDFADVKGQENVKRALEIAAAGGHNIILIGPPGAGKTMLAKRIPTILPPLTLDEALETTKIHSVAGLLDKNSSLMTVRPFRSPHHTISDVALVGGGTFPQPGEISLAHNGVLFLDELPEFKRTVLEVMRQPLEDRLVTISRAKFSIEYPASFMLVASMNPCPCGYYNHPEKECVCSPGVRQKYLSRISGPLLDRIDIHLEVVPVPFDKLAGYKQKNETSEQIRERVIRARKIQEERYKEITGVHCNAQINSKQIQKYCVLNDVSNTLLKNAMNRLGLSARAYDRILKVSRTIADLEGAENIMPEHVAEAIQYRSLDREGWAG from the coding sequence ATGCTGGTAAAAGTTTATGCAAGTGCTGTTTATGGAATAAATGCAACTACAATAACGATTGAGGTAAATGCTATTCAAGGTATAAAATATTATCTTGTTGGTTTGCCCGATAATGCTGTAAAAGAAAGTTTACAACGTATAGAATCGGCGTTGAAGGTAAATAATTACCGTATGCCAGGTCAAAAGGTTATTATCAATTTAGCTCCTGCCGATATTAAAAAAGAAGGATCATCGTACGATTTGCCCATTGCCTTAGGCATTTTGGCTGCAAGTGGACAAATTCATGCACCTAAATTAGATGAATATGTGATTATGGGGGAACTTTCGCTCGATGGCAAAATACAGCCCATAAAAGGAGCTTTGCCCATTGCCATTCAATCGCGTAACGAAGGCTTTAAGGCTTTAATCTTGCCTAAGCAAAATGCTCGTGAAGCAGCTGTGGTGAATGATATCGATGTATATGGTGCCGAAACGCTTTCAGATGTTATCGATTTTATTGAGCAACGAAATCCACTCGAGAAAATATCGGTCGATTTAGAGCAGGAGTTTTATGCTAATTACAATAATTATCAAATCGATTTTGCCGATGTAAAAGGGCAAGAGAATGTAAAACGGGCATTAGAAATCGCTGCTGCAGGTGGGCATAATATTATTTTAATAGGTCCACCGGGTGCAGGAAAAACAATGTTGGCTAAACGAATTCCTACCATATTACCACCACTTACTTTAGACGAAGCTTTAGAAACAACAAAGATTCATTCGGTTGCTGGTTTGCTCGATAAAAATTCATCGCTGATGACGGTACGCCCCTTTCGTTCACCTCATCATACGATTAGCGATGTTGCGTTAGTGGGTGGTGGTACTTTTCCGCAACCGGGTGAAATTTCACTCGCTCACAACGGAGTGCTTTTTCTCGACGAATTGCCGGAGTTTAAGCGTACTGTGCTTGAAGTAATGCGTCAGCCACTCGAAGATCGTTTGGTAACGATTAGCCGAGCCAAATTTAGTATTGAATATCCGGCAAGTTTTATGTTAGTGGCTTCGATGAATCCTTGTCCTTGTGGATATTACAATCATCCCGAAAAAGAGTGCGTTTGTTCGCCGGGTGTGCGTCAAAAATATTTAAGCCGTATTTCAGGACCTTTGCTCGACCGTATTGATATTCATTTAGAAGTGGTGCCGGTTCCTTTTGATAAATTAGCAGGGTACAAGCAGAAAAACGAAACAAGCGAGCAAATTCGTGAACGCGTGATAAGGGCTCGGAAAATTCAGGAAGAACGCTATAAAGAAATAACCGGTGTTCATTGCAATGCACAAATAAATAGTAAGCAAATACAAAAGTATTGTGTACTTAACGATGTAAGTAATACCTTATTGAAAAATGCAATGAATCGTTTAGGACTTTCTGCGCGTGCATACGATAGAATTTTGAAAGTGTCGCGAACGATAGCCGATTTAGAAGGAGCAGAAAATATTATGCCCGAACATGTAGCAGAAGCTATTCAATATAGAAGTCTCGATAGAGAAGGATGGGCTGGATAG
- a CDS encoding peptidoglycan DD-metalloendopeptidase family protein, translated as MNAQDSLVLPLSVDTFSAGPINDEEYEEEDIFNANINVYYQPHTIDHYFDVPAYNQYFFWDTINIHPYKSKMNLFDNNKTVELVNNEHFFTFPTTSNRITSEFGWRRWRYHYGIDVGLNIGDTIVSAFDGIVRIAKYSKSYGYTVVVRHYNGLETLYAHLSKLLVSPNQEVKSGEIIALGGNTGHSSGPHLHFEIRYLGGPINPNEIINFQNKSLKYTSITLDQCLFNYLTEIHKARYHTVRKGDNLGKIARKYGVSITRLCKLNKISRKTILRPGRKIRYT; from the coding sequence ATGAATGCACAAGACTCACTAGTATTGCCATTGTCGGTAGATACTTTTTCGGCCGGACCTATTAATGATGAAGAATATGAAGAAGAAGACATTTTTAACGCTAATATAAATGTATATTACCAACCCCATACAATAGACCATTATTTTGACGTACCCGCATACAACCAATATTTCTTTTGGGATACGATTAACATCCATCCCTACAAAAGTAAGATGAACCTATTTGATAATAACAAAACCGTTGAATTAGTAAATAATGAACATTTTTTTACATTTCCAACTACATCGAATAGAATTACTTCTGAATTTGGTTGGCGTCGCTGGAGATATCATTATGGAATTGACGTTGGACTAAATATAGGTGATACCATTGTTTCTGCTTTTGATGGTATAGTTCGGATTGCTAAATATAGCAAGTCATATGGCTATACTGTTGTTGTGAGGCATTACAACGGCTTAGAAACACTATATGCACATTTATCGAAGCTTTTAGTAAGCCCTAATCAAGAAGTTAAATCGGGTGAAATAATTGCACTTGGTGGCAATACCGGACATTCAAGCGGTCCTCACTTACATTTTGAAATACGATATTTAGGAGGTCCTATTAACCCTAATGAAATCATTAACTTTCAAAATAAATCCTTAAAATACACGTCAATAACCTTAGACCAATGCCTCTTTAATTATCTTACCGAAATTCATAAAGCACGCTACCATACTGTTCGCAAGGGCGACAACTTAGGAAAAATTGCTCGTAAATATGGCGTTTCAATAACCCGCTTGTGTAAGCTCAATAAAATTAGTAGAAAAACCATTTTACGTCCAGGTAGAAAAATTCGATATACATAA
- the mqnC gene encoding dehypoxanthine futalosine cyclase — MKLDTVTSILNFCERYDLSSIMQIAHEVRMQINPSNEVTWLIDRNINITNVCTVQCSFCNFCRGSHSKDAYITTMDEYRQKIEELFAMGGEQILLQGGLHPRLDLNYYLQLFSLLKKEFPKLKLHALGPAEVFYLAKQEKKSIEYILKALIDAGLDSLPGAGAEILSNRVRKIVSPAKCSADEWLQVMKVAHSLGLVTSATMMFGHVETLSERFKHLLALRKLQEQKPPDAPGFLNFVLWPVQLNGTRLEKKYRLNKVTATEYIRMLAISRIVLDNIPHIQPSWLTVGKDVAQVCLHAGADDMGSIMIEENVVSAAGAHNTTIAIDGMKQMITEAGFIPRRRNQRFEKID; from the coding sequence ATGAAATTAGATACAGTTACAAGTATTTTAAATTTTTGTGAAAGATACGATTTGTCTTCCATCATGCAAATAGCTCATGAAGTACGAATGCAAATAAACCCTTCTAATGAAGTAACTTGGCTTATTGATAGAAATATAAATATCACAAATGTATGCACGGTTCAATGTTCTTTTTGCAATTTTTGTAGAGGTTCTCATAGCAAAGATGCATACATAACAACAATGGATGAGTATAGACAAAAAATTGAAGAACTTTTTGCAATGGGAGGTGAACAGATTTTGCTTCAAGGGGGCTTACATCCACGATTAGATTTAAACTATTATCTTCAACTGTTCAGTTTATTAAAAAAAGAGTTCCCAAAATTAAAGTTGCATGCTTTAGGACCGGCCGAGGTTTTTTATTTAGCAAAACAAGAAAAAAAAAGTATTGAATATATATTAAAAGCGCTTATCGATGCCGGACTCGATAGTTTACCGGGTGCCGGAGCTGAAATATTGAGCAATCGGGTACGAAAAATAGTATCGCCAGCGAAGTGTTCTGCCGATGAGTGGCTTCAAGTTATGAAAGTAGCACATAGTCTTGGGCTTGTTACCTCGGCAACTATGATGTTTGGCCATGTAGAAACCCTATCAGAGCGTTTTAAGCATCTTTTAGCATTGCGTAAATTGCAAGAACAAAAGCCACCAGATGCTCCCGGATTTTTAAATTTTGTGCTTTGGCCTGTACAATTAAATGGTACTCGTTTAGAAAAAAAGTATCGCCTTAATAAAGTAACAGCAACCGAATATATTCGTATGTTAGCTATCAGTAGAATTGTTTTAGATAATATACCTCATATTCAACCTTCTTGGCTAACAGTTGGTAAAGATGTTGCACAGGTTTGTTTGCATGCGGGTGCCGACGACATGGGCTCGATAATGATCGAAGAAAATGTGGTTTCGGCTGCTGGAGCTCATAATACAACCATTGCTATTGATGGAATGAAGCAAATGATTACTGAAGCAGGATTTATTCCTCGTCGTAGAAATCAACGATTCGAAAAGATTGATTAA
- a CDS encoding DUF2079 domain-containing protein, protein MNYQKINYFLFIILFVFTLIFSLISITNHYLFRTFALDLGMFNHALHSFSHFKCNYFTLSIDGSVVNYFGDHFSLIIILFAPFHYLFGSYTLLIIQIIFILLGGIGIYLYAKNIKQIESKIAYILLIYFFSVWGIYSALAFDFHTNVIAAMLLPWMVYFYDSKRFKLFLLVFILMLLCKENISLWLAFILISFLIFKKDRTIREKLKLEVPLIIFSFIYFVVISFYVMKYLNQGLGTIQTDKYIYLGSSLSEIITNIFTEPKYVFSLLFESPDTNPEYFGIKSEFYYMFLVSGGFLVLINPKYLIMIIPLIAQKMFSNSESMWGIKSHYSIEFVPIIILAVIDFIQKFSYYKQLFLVSVFSLITILATISSIDNSRALYYDKVNVAFYNSKHYKSDINFKDYEQFENEIPQNAILSVSSNLAPRLAFRDKIYHFPNIKDAAYVFVYKKSYYPFHSSDELNSCIMGLINCREFIKIKESTNFVLLKRVNYKYTFL, encoded by the coding sequence ATGAATTATCAAAAGATAAATTATTTCTTATTTATTATACTTTTTGTATTTACTCTTATTTTTTCATTAATTAGCATTACCAATCATTATTTATTTAGAACTTTTGCTTTAGATTTAGGTATGTTTAATCATGCCTTGCATTCTTTTAGTCATTTTAAATGCAATTATTTTACATTGTCTATAGATGGTTCAGTAGTGAATTATTTCGGTGATCATTTTTCTCTTATTATTATATTATTTGCACCATTTCATTATTTATTTGGTTCGTACACACTTTTAATAATACAAATTATTTTTATACTGTTAGGTGGAATTGGTATTTATTTATATGCAAAAAATATTAAACAAATAGAATCAAAAATTGCATACATTCTTTTAATTTATTTTTTCTCTGTTTGGGGTATATATTCAGCATTAGCATTCGATTTTCATACAAATGTTATAGCAGCGATGTTGTTACCATGGATGGTATATTTTTATGATTCAAAAAGATTTAAATTATTTCTCCTAGTTTTTATTTTAATGCTTTTATGTAAGGAAAATATTTCTTTATGGCTTGCATTTATTCTTATTTCATTTTTAATTTTCAAAAAAGACAGAACGATTCGTGAAAAATTAAAACTAGAAGTTCCCTTAATTATTTTCTCTTTTATTTATTTTGTAGTTATTTCATTTTATGTAATGAAATATTTGAATCAAGGTTTAGGTACAATTCAAACAGATAAATATATTTATTTGGGTTCATCGCTTAGCGAAATTATTACAAATATATTTACTGAACCTAAATATGTGTTTTCGTTATTATTTGAATCTCCTGATACGAATCCCGAATATTTTGGCATTAAGTCTGAGTTTTATTATATGTTCTTAGTGTCAGGTGGATTTTTAGTTTTAATCAATCCAAAATATTTAATCATGATTATTCCATTAATTGCACAAAAAATGTTTTCGAATTCTGAAAGTATGTGGGGAATAAAATCTCATTATAGTATAGAATTTGTGCCAATTATTATTTTAGCAGTTATAGATTTTATTCAAAAATTTTCATACTACAAGCAATTATTTTTAGTTTCTGTATTTTCGCTTATTACTATATTAGCAACAATATCAAGCATCGATAATTCAAGGGCATTGTATTACGATAAAGTAAATGTTGCTTTTTACAATTCCAAACATTATAAATCTGACATTAACTTTAAAGATTACGAGCAATTTGAAAACGAAATACCCCAGAATGCTATTTTATCAGTATCTTCCAATTTAGCACCTCGATTGGCTTTTAGAGATAAAATATATCATTTCCCAAATATTAAAGATGCAGCTTATGTTTTTGTTTATAAGAAATCTTATTATCCTTTTCATTCTTCTGATGAGCTGAATTCATGTATAATGGGATTAATTAATTGTCGTGAGTTTATTAAAATAAAAGAATCGACCAATTTTGTTCTTTTAAAAAGAGTTAATTATAAATATACATTTTTATAG
- a CDS encoding glycosyltransferase family 2 protein, which translates to MKKLSIIIPVYNEEKFVTLLLDKVLAVHLLNKLEKEIIIIDDASTDKTNQIIQKYINQNSNYNFIFYKQEKNCGKGAAIHKGIEIATGDIIIIQDADLEYNPNEYNRVIKPILDGYADVVYGSRFIGSQPHRILYYWHRAGNSLLTWLSNVFSNLNLTDMETCYKAFRAEIIKSIPLKEKRFGFEPEVTAKIAKIKGIRIYEVGISYYGRTYADGKKINWKDGFRALWVILKYNIFN; encoded by the coding sequence ATGAAAAAATTATCCATTATTATTCCTGTATATAACGAGGAAAAATTTGTTACTCTTCTATTGGATAAAGTATTAGCTGTACATTTATTAAATAAGTTAGAAAAAGAAATTATTATTATTGATGATGCTTCTACCGATAAAACGAACCAAATTATTCAAAAATATATCAATCAAAATAGCAATTATAATTTTATTTTTTATAAACAAGAGAAAAATTGTGGAAAGGGTGCAGCTATTCATAAAGGAATTGAAATTGCAACTGGCGATATCATTATTATTCAAGATGCAGACTTAGAATACAATCCTAATGAATATAACAGAGTAATTAAACCAATTTTAGATGGTTATGCTGATGTTGTTTATGGTAGCAGGTTTATTGGAAGTCAACCGCATAGAATCTTATATTACTGGCATAGAGCAGGAAATTCACTATTGACGTGGCTTAGCAATGTTTTCTCAAATCTTAACCTAACAGATATGGAAACTTGCTATAAAGCTTTTAGAGCTGAAATTATAAAATCAATACCATTAAAAGAAAAACGTTTTGGCTTTGAACCAGAAGTCACCGCTAAAATTGCTAAAATTAAAGGAATACGTATTTACGAAGTGGGTATCTCATATTACGGACGTACTTATGCAGATGGTAAAAAAATAAATTGGAAAGATGGATTTAGGGCACTATGGGTGATATTAAAATATAATATTTTTAATTAA